In Vibrio echinoideorum, the sequence AATATTTGGGATGCGTATCTGCAAAACTGTTTAAGCGTAGTGACCGATTCTTTTGGTGGTTATGGCTTCATGGCTGAGGTGATGGGGCGCGAGCAACTGAACCGTAATTTGCTAGAGCGAACCTTAGATATGGCTTTCGCCTTCGATCAAATTAAAGCGGAAGAGCTAAACTGTAAAAAAGTCGCTGATTTGGTTTTGGTGTTGGTATCAACGCAGCAAGATGATCTGGAATCTGTGTTCCAACATAAGTATGTGTATGTCGATTGGGGAACGCGCTTCGGTTCAGAACACGCAGAACGTCACCCTAAAGTTCCAGCTCCGTATCTACGTACCTCTACGGCTCGTATTGCCCTCGATTTCATTTTAGAGAAAGGTGGCAGTGCGTATTTACCTGTTTCTATGGTTGAACCTTTTATCGATTCAGGTCAGCTGCATAAGGTGAAAGGGGTAGAAGATTGGTATCGCCCAATTTATCTCAGCTACCGTAAAAGCAGTACCTCGGTTGATGCGATCATGCAGGTCGAGAAGCTGGTTAACGAGATTGATCCATCGACCGCTTATACGTTGCAACAAGCCGCTGAACAAGCACCAGAGTAACGGCATTCGCGGTAAGCAACGGCTTTGTTGATTAGATTCAATAAAAAATGGCTCCTAACTAGTTATAGAGTTGGGAGCCATTTTTGTTTTAAACCAGAGATGATTTTCTTTTCCAAATCAGAGATAACCCTAACTCGGATAAAACCGTTTAAGCCTGGTATGCGTAACCTTTTTTAAAAGCCCTATCACTTCAAAGCACTATTCTTCGAAAATTCTAGAGATTCATTAGATTCTCAATAGACTCTTCAAGAGAGTGTGACAGGTATGAATGGATTTGATTGCCATCCGTTGCGTCAATCTCAATTTTAGAAATCCCCTTACTCGCTTCGTCTTCAAGAAAGCTGAGAGACTGCTCTACTGATTGACTGGTGAGAACCTGTTGGTTTGATAAAACAATACGACACGTGTGAAGAACCATAGCCTTTTCCTTTTTATATTCGACAGGTCTCTGCATCTTAGTGTGCTAAGTACCTATCGTTGACGTTGTGAGAAGAGTTTCTTCTCAAGGTTAAATTTAGTCGAATTGCGTGAAAAGAAAACCCTTTTTTGTGATTTATCTAACCTTCAGTTCCGAAAGTGGCTAGCGACAATGACAGTTCACGGTAAACTTTTAGGTATCGGAGTAAAAGTTATGGCAAATGGGAAGAGCACAGCATGTCGAGAAATATTCATCACAACAGTACGTTAACCAGTGAGCAGTGCCATTTAGCTCGATATGCGCGAGACGCTCGCTTTGATGGGATGTTTTTTACGGCAGTAAAAACCACCGGAATTTTTTGTCGTCCGATTTGCCCAGCAAGCCCGCCCAAAGAAGAAAATGTCGAGTATT encodes:
- a CDS encoding LysR family transcriptional regulator; the encoded protein is MDVKVFRTFLEVARVRHFGRAAENLYLTQAAVSARIKQLEGYFDTQLFIRDRNNIKLTSSGERLIGYAEVMVSTLQQAKFELSLESGKALQLTLGGTPNIWDAYLQNCLSVVTDSFGGYGFMAEVMGREQLNRNLLERTLDMAFAFDQIKAEELNCKKVADLVLVLVSTQQDDLESVFQHKYVYVDWGTRFGSEHAERHPKVPAPYLRTSTARIALDFILEKGGSAYLPVSMVEPFIDSGQLHKVKGVEDWYRPIYLSYRKSSTSVDAIMQVEKLVNEIDPSTAYTLQQAAEQAPE